Proteins encoded in a region of the Ptychodera flava strain L36383 chromosome 4, AS_Pfla_20210202, whole genome shotgun sequence genome:
- the LOC139131192 gene encoding uncharacterized protein — protein MASWSESKPMSTDYLIYFIAFCIIFASFLIGYKTGSSTSFRKCGNPLHGRWHPTSSSTVKPAKYVSKPFKRAFRKLGAHHLSRICVDCVRTAPSKREFTVFLDETAYSKVSWKANERWPSTVDLEAASVNVGIRPCSTVTPNLVSGNGCSTMTAAECSAAAPTTPHDSKVLKEQFTEATTPSQTTPGSGMEEASQGIHWYWFGVGML, from the exons ATGGCTTCCTGGAGCGAGTCAAAACCTATGTCGACAGATtatcttatttattttatagcaTTTTGTATTATCTTTGCCTCATTCTTAATTGGATATAAAACTGGTTCTTCAACTTCGTTCAGAAAATGTGGCAATCCGCTACATGGACGATGGCATCCGACATCATCGAGTACTGTAAAACCAGCAAAATATGTTTCGAAACCTTTCAAGAGGGCCTTCAGAAAGTTGGGTGCGCATCACCTTTCACGGATTTGTGTTGATTGCGTGCGGACTGCACCTTCTAAACGAGAATTTACTGTGTTTTTAGATGAGACTGCGTATTCAAAG GTGTCTTGGAAAGCAAATGAGCGATGGCCCAGCACAGTGGATTTGGAGGCAGCCTCGGTCAATGTTGGAATTCGACCTTGCAGTACTGTAACGCCA AACCTAGTAAGTGGGAATGGCTGTAGCACCATGACGGCAGCAGAATGCTCAGCTGCTGCCCCAACCACTCCTCATGATTCAAAGGTTCTTAAG gAACAGTTCACTGAAGCTACAACTCCCTCACAAACTACTCCTGGGTCAGGAATGGAAGAAGCAAGCCAGG GTATTCATTGGTATTGGTTTGGAGTCGGTATGTTGTAA